One region of Vibrio pelagius genomic DNA includes:
- a CDS encoding YgjP-like metallopeptidase domain-containing protein, with protein MHPSLRYIQGYPQHIIDPVTQMVESGRLVKWFESRYPENHTIKSEKALFDYAIAIKNRYMKKTPPISKVVYDSKIHLINNALGLHSYVAKNHGGKIKSKNEIRIASVFKNAPEPLLRMLVIHELAHIKEKEHDKAFYQLCCHMEPEYHQLELDARLFMIYLDLKK; from the coding sequence ATGCATCCATCACTACGTTACATTCAAGGTTACCCGCAACACATTATTGATCCTGTGACTCAAATGGTTGAGTCCGGTCGATTGGTGAAATGGTTCGAGTCGCGCTATCCGGAAAACCATACCATCAAGAGCGAGAAAGCGCTGTTTGATTATGCGATAGCGATCAAAAACCGTTACATGAAGAAAACGCCACCAATCAGTAAAGTGGTGTACGACAGTAAAATCCACCTCATCAACAACGCATTGGGTCTGCATTCATATGTGGCTAAGAACCATGGCGGTAAAATCAAATCTAAGAACGAAATTCGTATCGCCAGCGTGTTTAAGAATGCACCAGAGCCACTTTTAAGAATGCTCGTGATTCATGAACTCGCTCATATCAAAGAGAAAGAGCACGATAAAGCCTTTTATCAGCTATGTTGTCATATGGAGCCTGAGTATCACCAGTTAGAATTGGATGCTCGTCTGTTTATGATCTATTTAGACCTAAAGAAATAA
- a CDS encoding DUF1415 domain-containing protein: MSNPPSNDLQVIHDQVQQWLNDVVIGLNLCPFAAKPQRNKQIKIFVSEATTEEMLLEDIMAHFVELDNTSPQELETTLVVVPNMLQDFFDYNMFIDWIEALIKQQDWEGIYQVATFHPDYCFGGADPEDDENLTNRSPYPVYHLIREESMEKVLKHYPNPEAIPDTNIARVESLTPEERRKLFPYLFGAS, translated from the coding sequence ATGTCAAACCCACCCTCGAACGATCTTCAGGTTATTCACGACCAAGTTCAACAATGGCTAAATGATGTTGTAATTGGACTAAACCTATGTCCTTTTGCAGCCAAACCACAGCGTAACAAGCAGATTAAGATCTTCGTTAGTGAAGCAACAACTGAAGAGATGTTGTTGGAAGACATTATGGCGCACTTTGTGGAACTCGATAACACGTCGCCTCAGGAGCTGGAGACAACGCTGGTTGTTGTTCCAAACATGCTTCAAGATTTCTTTGACTACAACATGTTTATCGATTGGATCGAGGCGCTTATTAAGCAGCAAGATTGGGAAGGCATCTACCAAGTGGCGACGTTTCACCCTGATTACTGCTTCGGTGGCGCAGATCCAGAAGACGATGAGAACCTGACCAACCGTTCACCTTATCCTGTTTATCACTTGATTCGCGAAGAGAGCATGGAAAAAGTGCTGAAGCACTACCCGAACCCAGAAGCGATTCCAGATACCAATATCGCTCGTGTGGAATCTTTGACGCCCGAAGAACGACGCAAACTCTTCCCTTATTTGTTTGGTGCTAGCTAG
- a CDS encoding glutaredoxin family protein, with product MKRVVLYVADKCPHCKDAQRYLDSKNITYRLTNAKMQRGRKELQAMGARSIPVLKIGDQIMVGWNQKNFDKMYNANYN from the coding sequence ATGAAACGTGTTGTATTGTACGTAGCGGATAAATGTCCTCATTGCAAAGATGCTCAACGCTACCTAGATTCAAAGAACATCACCTACCGCCTGACCAACGCAAAAATGCAGCGTGGCCGCAAAGAGCTACAAGCAATGGGTGCTCGCTCAATACCAGTACTTAAAATTGGTGATCAAATTATGGTGGGATGGAATCAGAAAAACTTCGACAAGATGTATAACGCCAACTACAACTAA
- a CDS encoding LysR family transcriptional regulator, with product MLESKSLRHFLAVADSGNFTQAAKSLHIAQPALSISIKKLEQALELTLFRRGDKKVSLTEEGKVLYEHAKRIGQQFEDAQLAMNELKGLEKGEVRLGAPSMMGSYFFPRVVMAFKSRYPNLKITLIDAGTASIREMLLNGDLDIGVINHEKVPEDLETDHLLASEMLAVVGKDHPFATQKSLTFEQFFEQDLIMFKSGYFHRDFIDQMCVKHNLDMSIAFETNLLPMILSIVKQEFAITALLSLVTEYESDVVGIPFSEPVKLNLSLAWRKEGYLSKADRTFIEFVKQYV from the coding sequence ATGCTTGAATCCAAATCACTCCGTCACTTCTTAGCGGTTGCCGATTCTGGCAACTTTACGCAAGCCGCCAAGTCGCTTCACATTGCACAACCTGCCCTAAGTATTTCGATAAAAAAGCTTGAACAAGCCCTTGAACTCACGCTATTCCGACGCGGGGATAAGAAGGTGAGTTTAACGGAGGAAGGGAAGGTGCTTTATGAGCACGCCAAACGCATCGGACAGCAGTTTGAAGATGCGCAACTAGCGATGAATGAGCTCAAGGGCTTGGAAAAAGGGGAGGTGCGGTTAGGTGCTCCAAGCATGATGGGAAGCTACTTTTTTCCAAGAGTCGTTATGGCGTTTAAAAGCCGGTACCCAAACCTCAAGATCACTCTGATAGATGCTGGTACTGCATCAATTAGAGAAATGCTCCTTAATGGCGATCTCGATATCGGTGTGATAAATCATGAGAAGGTGCCCGAAGATTTAGAAACAGACCACCTGCTAGCTTCAGAAATGTTGGCTGTTGTCGGTAAAGATCACCCATTCGCGACACAAAAAAGCCTGACCTTTGAGCAGTTCTTTGAGCAAGACTTGATCATGTTTAAATCGGGATACTTTCATCGGGATTTTATAGACCAAATGTGTGTTAAGCATAATCTTGACATGAGTATTGCCTTTGAAACGAATCTATTACCTATGATTCTGTCAATTGTAAAACAGGAATTTGCAATAACCGCTTTATTAAGTTTGGTGACAGAGTATGAATCGGATGTTGTGGGTATTCCATTTAGTGAACCAGTCAAGCTCAATTTATCGTTAGCTTGGCGAAAAGAAGGATATTTATCGAAAGCAGATAGAACATTCATTGAATTCGTTAAGCAGTATGTTTAG
- a CDS encoding MFS transporter produces MFDAGTPQYKNITRSLAIGSFIIFCNLYVFQPILPHMAEVFSVSETQVNWLFAATTLGLSLSLVPWAIASESFGRKPIILLSLFLIPLVGTSMLFTSTLWQLVAARAIMGVAVAAFAGVAVAYMVEELTPKAFAIAIGGYIAANSLGGIFGRVLGGLITDYFDWHAAVIFFVVGSFIGAVYISWKLPNQHGFKPQKGLFFHHNRAVITHLKNPTLWTAMLIGGANFALFVNLYSVMGFRLVAAPHSLAVSLASLIFLCYLAGTFSSKFSSRWTQKFDPLKGIALGVSISLLGMLVSALEQIPFMIVGLLLISFGAFFAHTLAYAWVSQKATKAKATATALYLVHYYIGGSLGGFLLLYCWQHFGWNGVMAGGSLLYGLIFIWLYQLHHHRATKPAMTQAQA; encoded by the coding sequence ATGTTTGACGCAGGCACGCCACAATACAAAAACATCACCCGTTCATTGGCGATTGGCTCGTTTATTATTTTTTGTAACCTCTATGTGTTTCAACCCATTCTTCCGCATATGGCTGAAGTATTTTCAGTTAGCGAGACCCAAGTAAACTGGTTGTTTGCGGCTACCACATTGGGTTTATCACTCAGCCTCGTCCCGTGGGCAATCGCATCTGAGAGCTTTGGCCGGAAACCTATCATTCTCCTGAGTTTGTTTTTAATCCCGCTTGTTGGCACTTCCATGCTATTTACATCCACTCTGTGGCAACTGGTTGCGGCTCGAGCAATCATGGGAGTTGCGGTTGCTGCCTTTGCTGGCGTTGCCGTTGCGTACATGGTTGAAGAGCTAACACCAAAAGCATTCGCCATCGCTATTGGCGGTTACATCGCAGCCAACTCTTTAGGAGGGATTTTTGGTCGTGTTTTAGGTGGACTCATTACTGATTACTTTGATTGGCATGCTGCCGTTATATTCTTTGTTGTAGGTTCCTTTATCGGTGCTGTTTACATCTCTTGGAAGCTGCCTAACCAACATGGATTTAAACCACAGAAAGGGCTGTTCTTTCACCACAACCGCGCGGTGATCACCCACCTTAAAAACCCTACACTTTGGACAGCAATGCTAATTGGTGGTGCTAACTTTGCCCTATTCGTCAACTTATATTCTGTAATGGGCTTTAGGCTTGTTGCGGCTCCTCACTCACTTGCGGTCAGCTTAGCATCACTGATCTTTCTGTGTTATTTAGCAGGCACCTTTAGCTCTAAATTTTCCAGCCGCTGGACACAAAAGTTTGACCCACTCAAAGGAATTGCCCTTGGTGTAAGTATCAGTTTACTTGGTATGCTTGTTTCAGCGCTCGAACAGATTCCGTTCATGATTGTAGGTTTACTGCTGATAAGTTTTGGCGCTTTCTTTGCCCATACGCTGGCTTACGCTTGGGTGAGTCAAAAGGCGACAAAGGCAAAAGCGACGGCAACCGCACTTTACCTCGTTCACTACTATATTGGTGGTAGTCTAGGCGGATTCTTGCTGCTGTATTGCTGGCAACATTTTGGTTGGAACGGTGTTATGGCGGGAGGTTCGTTGTTATACGGCTTGATCTTCATCTGGCTCTATCAACTGCACCATCATCGCGCAACCAAACCTGCGATGACTCAAGCTCAAGCCTGA